In one window of Brenneria goodwinii DNA:
- the anfO gene encoding Fe-only nitrogenase accessory protein AnfO, whose amino-acid sequence MKIAVFINQDGEIAPLFEPGGVRLFSRCDNRWQAVGEISYALNHQMSLSEIRTRTLTLLEEMPGCHHFVARQIQGALLAWFDGMGVTMWQFTGLPEDCLEVIYTAVRQVQRAPAVPAAAETFIQTSAREGEYHIDLITTLAGDARLTSKQLLIPFLQSRRFTRLSVTCDHLPKWFEQQLPALNLAVEVEKQRGHLCAVIHPNVVK is encoded by the coding sequence ATGAAAATTGCCGTTTTTATTAATCAGGATGGGGAGATCGCGCCGCTGTTCGAACCCGGCGGGGTACGGCTATTTTCCCGCTGCGATAATCGCTGGCAGGCGGTTGGCGAGATTTCCTATGCGCTGAATCACCAAATGTCATTGAGCGAGATCCGGACGCGCACCTTAACGCTGCTGGAAGAAATGCCTGGCTGCCATCACTTTGTGGCGCGGCAGATACAGGGCGCGTTGCTCGCCTGGTTTGACGGCATGGGCGTGACCATGTGGCAATTTACCGGCCTGCCGGAAGATTGCCTGGAGGTGATTTATACCGCGGTAAGGCAGGTTCAGCGGGCTCCTGCCGTTCCCGCCGCCGCAGAAACCTTCATTCAGACCAGCGCACGGGAAGGGGAATACCATATCGATCTGATTACCACGCTGGCGGGCGATGCCCGGCTAACCTCAAAACAGTTACTGATCCCTTTTTTACAATCCCGGCGCTTTACCCGACTGAGCGTTACCTGCGATCACCTGCCGAAATGGTTCGAGCAGCAACTGCCGGCGTTAAATCTGGCGGTTGAGGTCGAAAAGCAGCGGGGACATCTTTGCGCGGTGATCCATCCCAACGTCGTAAAGTAA